A genome region from Caldisalinibacter kiritimatiensis includes the following:
- a CDS encoding peptidylprolyl isomerase — protein sequence MSNNKVLATVNGVEITEKDLNSLLQSLGQQRMQFESPEGRKRLLQELINQELFYLDAIENGLDEEEQFKKELEQTTRNLLKQYAIRKLLNQVKVDEQEVIDYYEQNKERFKTPETVKASHILVKDENKVDEILNELNNGLSFEEAAEKYSSCPSKTNGGDLGYFSRGKMVPEFENAAFNMEKGEVKGPVKTQFGYHIIKLTDKKEADIRSFDEVKGQINQILIGKKQNDLYINKTNELKEQYEIKINE from the coding sequence ATGAGCAATAACAAGGTTTTAGCAACAGTAAATGGTGTAGAAATTACAGAAAAAGATTTAAACTCTTTATTACAAAGCTTAGGACAACAAAGGATGCAATTTGAATCGCCAGAAGGAAGAAAAAGACTATTACAAGAGCTTATTAATCAAGAATTGTTCTACTTAGACGCAATAGAAAATGGATTAGACGAAGAAGAACAGTTTAAAAAAGAACTAGAGCAAACTACAAGAAATCTTTTAAAGCAGTACGCAATAAGAAAGCTATTAAATCAAGTTAAAGTAGATGAGCAAGAAGTTATTGATTATTATGAACAAAATAAAGAAAGATTTAAGACTCCAGAAACAGTTAAAGCAAGTCATATCCTTGTAAAAGATGAAAATAAAGTTGATGAAATATTAAATGAACTTAATAATGGGCTTTCATTTGAAGAGGCAGCAGAAAAATATTCGTCTTGTCCTTCAAAAACAAATGGAGGAGATTTGGGATATTTTTCTAGAGGAAAGATGGTTCCAGAATTTGAAAATGCAGCATTTAATATGGAAAAGGGAGAAGTTAAAGGACCTGTAAAAACTCAATTTGGATATCATATAATTAAATTAACTGATAAGAAAGAAGCTGATATTAGAAGCTTTGATGAAGTAAAGGGACAAATTAATCAAATACTTATTGGTAAAAAGCAGAACGACCTTTATATAAATAAAACTAATGAACTTAAAGAGCAATATGAAATAAAGATAAATGAGTAA